ggagcaagattcccaatcagcccatctgagcttttattttctcaaaggcagagcaggatacccagggctcggtttacacccatcgccatttctagccacctTTGGCAGGCTGGCGGATGGtatattaatgttaagaaaaactcctaaagtgaaattttcacgCCATGGGAACATTAAGGAAAATATACATGgggtgacctctagctcacccagtagtgTGTGCGCAGCACGTTGGCTGACAACTTGGCATTGGCttgggtttgagtccgacctgatCCTTTGCTGGTTGTTgtcccccccctttcctgtctttcaATGAAAtggccattaaaaaaaatagttttatccAAAACTCAACTGACCATTAAATCAGTAAGTAGAATAATCatgaatacatattttacaGCATGAAGTGTAGTGCAATGTAGGTGTGGGTTTTAGAGTAAACTCATTTTTATGTGTATGAGACTGCCCAATATAATTACATAATAATTAGTGGAGGAAATTTGCTCAGTTGCCAATGGACGATGGATTTATTACTTAATTATTACTAGACTTGAGTATGATAGTTGTCTACAGGCGGGGAGATTGTAACCTGGTAACCATGGCGTTGTATGTGAACCGCCTCCTTCATCTTTCTCTGGGCGTCTTTCAGACTAATAGTGTTTTTTAAACTATGGGCAACCCAAAGTCGGTTGAACTTGTTCAGTGAATTCAGTCATCAACAGGAAATGTAatagtattatttattatattattattagtaggcTAATGTAGCAATTACACATTTAAGAACCCTTACGACTATTATACTGTAATTCATTAAAATTACTTTCCCATGGACAAGAAGGAACTTCATGTCCaagtgattttcttttccatttattttacgTCTAATAAAATCTAGTAATTATTTTACTAGTAGACCCCCTGAGGTTATTACTTGCTCCGGTAGACTGTAAACGAAGTTGACGACACTCTGAACTCCCCTCGCTGTTGTCTTACAGTTGAATGGAGCCACGGTGGGAGACGTTCACATCAAAGTCAGCATCGCCAGGAAGCAGCCCATGCTCGACGCTGCCACTGGCAAATCTGTCTGGGCTTCACTGGGTAAACACGGCACTCTTATTGTCCGTTTATGTGTTGATCAAACCCTgatgggtgggtgtgggtgtgggtgtgtgtgtggcatggaTTCACCTTCAACAATGTCTCTCTTCTTTCACAGCTGTGCAGAACAGCACAAAAGGCTCCTACAGGGACAAGAGGAACCAAGTTGTGTACAGTGAAGATTTTCTgcgatgaagaagaaaaaaaaaaaacttttgtttttttgttttggcatatagcttttcatgtttttgttttaatgacatTGGCCTGCTGCttaaagtgtctgtgtgttagcataaaaacaaaactatctGTTGTCTTTTGGATTAGATTACGGTATGTGCAGTGTGGCTCATTAAAATTAGAGATACTGATTTATGCTCAATAAAAAGTATCCAAACCAACCTTAAGCCAGATTTGTATGAGCTTTGTATCAACAAGAAGCTGTCAAAGTGGGAATTGTTGAACAAGAAGGGCCTAGAGACCATATTGTTGGaggtgtatgtatttgtgtattacCAGAAAAGCACAGATGACCTGAGACAAACTTTCCAACAGCAAAAATCAAATGAGTCACTCTGAATCCTTAAAATGCCATTCTAAATGGTTGTCAAGTTTTACACAACAACCCTCACAAGTGCAACCAAACCAACAGAACGAGAGATGCCACTAATTAATCAAAAGtgtgaggtggggggggggggaactgaggagactttaaaattattttattttcagatttacTTAATCTTTTCTTTCAACTGGCAAGGCATCATACTAAACATGTATAACATAAATTCAAGTTTAACATTACAATTTTATTCTAAGAGATGATAATCAATAGGACTTTGTCACTGGGGACACTGACATGTCACAGTATGTAAAGCATCGGTGTAAATAACAACATGAAAGATGGTGAAAGAAAgggtctcccctgtgctttctgagcacggttgaaaagctatttgaagaaaagttaaccctctcctcgATTTCATGTTGTTCACGCTGCTACCAGTCGGATCAATCACAGTTGTTGCGGCGAAACAGACCGTAACATGTAGTTACATTTCTGGGGAGGTGCTTGTCAGGCAGAACCATAAAATGGGCATTTCTGGAACTCTTGAATACAACAGAGTCATTGTTAATGTTATAAGTACTACCTATGCTGTGCCAAGTCAAAAGATCTGGTGTCAAAAAGGCCTCTTCTTAGTGTAAAATGGTGGAGGACTATTCAGTCTCAGTCATTTTAATCACATTCATCACCCTTTTTCATTTGAAAGGGCTTTTGTTGTCACagtctgacattttaaaaggccTCACATCCACATGTGGATTTTGACCCCACATACTGACCTCCCCTCTGGACTCGTCACTCGGCGAAATATCACTGCAGTAAGCCCCCGAGCCTGAGGAGCTTTAGATGTTTAAACAAGACACTTAGCGGCCTTTAATGCTTTGATCTATGACAATTGCGCAGTAACCAGGCATTCTTGCTCTTCCTCTCTTATTCTTCCACTGGCTCgctccctctcctcctgctcaTGTAAAGAGTTCTGCCCCGTGGTTTTTCCATGTTGTTCCTTCAGGTGACGTCGTAAGGCAGGCTTGTGTGCAAAGCGGGCGTGGCAGTATGCACAGTGGTGCGGTCGCTCGCCACTGTGGAGGTTCATGTGGTCTATCAGTGTGGatttctgggtgaaagtcttacAGCACAAAGGGCACTGGTGGGTTTTTCCAGCGCCTCGGTGCACGGCCATGTGTCGAGTGAGGTTGGCAGAGTGGTGGAAGTGTTTTCCACAGCAGGGACAGGGGTACAGCAGGTGAGTGGAGCGGGAGTGGATGGCCAGGGAGTGGGCTGAGGGGAACGTCATGCCGCAGTGCTCGCAGGTTACAGGCCCAGCTACACTTGAAGTGGATCCCACCACTGCAACAGACTCATCTCCTCCCTCATTTGCTCCCACAGCTGAACTCAGCCCTGAACTCCCTTCTCCAGGACCACAACTAGACTCCAGTGCGTACTGGGTCAAACTGTTGGCAGCCATTGGTGAGGCCTTTTCTCCCTGCGTGTCGCCCATACTGAAGTCTAACTGTGGGAGTTCAACTGAGACGTAATTTCCCGCCTTAAGCCCTTCTTGGCTGTAGTCCAAGCTGAAACCCCCTCCCATTCCTGCAGATGCTAGGTACCACAAATCCTGGTGGTGAGCCATGCTTTTCTCCTGTGATGACACCCACCTTCTCCTCTTAAAACCCCGCCCCCTGCCTCTCCCTCTGCCCCGGCCAATTTTAGGGTCAGGTAGCCTGCGCCTGAGAGCACGTAGCCCCTCTACTGAAAGTCCCCCCATACTGAGATCATCTTCTGTTGGATTCAAGTCATATTCGCCGTCTTCTCCTCCAATTACGACACTTTCTGTCTCTGGGTAACCCGCATCTTGAGGTCCATCAGAGGgagctcctccctcctccctttctctgttcATCTGCTCTTCTCCAGAGATGTAGACCCTGAACACATCATAATCCTCCTGTCtggcctcttcctcctcatctgaCGCATTAACCTGTAACAGAAAGGAAGATgctgtggtgctgctgttgaaatGAAAAATCTAAATATCCAAGACTTTCCCAAAATTGCCCACTCTGTTCCACCTACAATCCAATACCCAAAGATATTGAATTTACAGTGATATAAAAACATAGAAAAGCAGCCATTCCTCACAGGACTAAAAGAGCAATTTAATAATTTGTATTAGTACTATTATGTTTGTACTGGTGCTCTATGTAAATTGTGCTTTCAAAGACAGACACAGGTAATGGACATTTGTGAGGAATTTGAATTATCCCTGAAAACCTCTCTCTGTGTTGATCCTGTGCTCTTGgttatctttttcttcttttcatcctGTTACCCTTTAGCACTTCACTGATCGTCTGCCATTTCTGACTGTATAAAGGTCCTGAAGGGACAAAAGAAAACGTAGGTCTTCCTCCGTTGTGTGTGGCCTGACTTTATTCAGGATCAGAAACTGTCCTTAGAAGCCTTACCTTTGTTGCTCTGAATTCATCTCAACAGGACAGACAAAATATTAGCGAGGCAATTCACACAAGTGACCAACCAAAAGCTGGTTAAAGCGACATTCTTTTCAGTAACTTCTGAAAACTCACTTTTTTTGGATGCttctaaatgttttattatgttattcTTTAAATTATTCTTGTAATCTAATCAGTTTagcctttttgttttaatttgatgcTATATAAATGAAGTTGAAATTATTAGTagtgtttttattatgaaatgAACACTGTAGATCTAAAAATCAATTTAGATTAAAAAGATACCCtggtgtctgtgttttctttcacacacaaacCTTAATGCATGGCTCATCCAGCATAGGAGTGCCACCGTGGTGTTGGCCGCTGCCCTCGGCAGACATGTCACCGCCATTCTCCTCCACCGAGCGTGCTACAGGACTGTGTGAGTGCACAGGGGAGGGTCGACTTGTGGGAGGAGATGCAACAGAGCGAATGCTTCCGCTGACAATCAACGGTTGAGTCTGGCTCTCGTCTGAAGTCATCTACAGGAAGGTAAGGAGGAAGGAAACAGATTATGAGATTGCTAAAAAATGTATGGAAACTGCTTTACTACAAGTTATGAAAGTGCTGAGAATGTGTTACTGTATGTACAAAATGTATAACTGAAATTACTCCTGTTGCAACATACAATTACTGAGATAATTAAGTTCCTTTGGTTGTGAAAAAATTGGAATTGGAAAACTAGAATGAATAAGATAACCATTTAAAATGATTGTTCTAGATTACTGACCTTCGGTGGGCTGGGGTTTTTTAGCTGCACATACTTCTTCAGTGCTCCTCGGCAGCGCTCCACAATATGCTCCATCTGTAGGTAACTGGCAGCAGTCAGGTAGTTGACAATCTCTTCTGGGTTAAATTGCAGAACGCCAGTGTAACAAGACTGTAACAGATCACACACTACCGTGGAGCTGTACAGCATCGACACCTGGTTAAGGATGTGAAACAAATCACATCAAGAAGCACTGATTTTACTCAGCAAAAACACACTGATGAGAGACATAAaatcagagagacacagagttAGTAGTGGGACATTGTGGTTGACATTTATCTACCTGAAGCTTGGGGGATGGATTGAGGAGGAACTGGTCTCTTAGGAAGGGTGAGCAGGCAGCTAACACCACCTTATGTCCCCTGAATGTCTTATTGTCGCTTGCAACAATGGTGATGTCACAAAAGTGCTGGCGAGATCTCAGTGAATTCAGGTGCTTCAGGGTCGTGTCCCCGTGGCCCGGTAACCGAAAACACAGCATTTCCATGTTGTCTGAGGAGCAATTAGAAtcaaaattagttttattgGCCAAGCAAGTGTAAACATATTTAAGGAATATGACTCTAAAATTGTGTTGCAGTAAACATTAACATTTGACTATGTACGTATACATTTGTAAAGTGTataagtatagtatatatacagtacacgtACATAAGaacaatacacacatgcacatatatgcatgcatgcacgcacgcacacacacgtaaacaGAGGAAGTTTCATCTCAAATAACTCAATGAGGTGGGCTACTCtttaaagacaaagaaatggCTAGCGTTACCCAATCTAAACCAAATTTGGCATCTAGTCTCTATAGAAGCCAATTTTCGCCAAAGTGACAACAATTAATCCTGCAAAACTTTATGAGAAacgttttttcaaaataatgactatttcaaaaaatgacgtagtatctcaaaataatgacttattTTAAGATGCTGGCATTATTTTAAGAaagtttatattattttaagataGCTTACTAACTAAATATAATGACAGGATATTTTTGTCCTTCGCATTGATTGGCGGAAATGGGTTTCCATAACGTTGGTCTCACATCACCAGCGACATTTTATTGATAAATAGCCAGCTTTAA
Above is a window of Etheostoma spectabile isolate EspeVRDwgs_2016 chromosome 14, UIUC_Espe_1.0, whole genome shotgun sequence DNA encoding:
- the LOC116701775 gene encoding zinc finger and BTB domain-containing protein 12, which produces MEMLCFRLPGHGDTTLKHLNSLRSRQHFCDITIVASDNKTFRGHKVVLAACSPFLRDQFLLNPSPKLQVSMLYSSTVVCDLLQSCYTGVLQFNPEEIVNYLTAASYLQMEHIVERCRGALKKYVQLKNPSPPKMTSDESQTQPLIVSGSIRSVASPPTSRPSPVHSHSPVARSVEENGGDMSAEGSGQHHGGTPMLDEPCIKVNASDEEEEARQEDYDVFRVYISGEEQMNREREEGGAPSDGPQDAGYPETESVVIGGEDGEYDLNPTEDDLSMGGLSVEGLRALRRRLPDPKIGRGRGRGRGRGFKRRRWVSSQEKSMAHHQDLWYLASAGMGGGFSLDYSQEGLKAGNYVSVELPQLDFSMGDTQGEKASPMAANSLTQYALESSCGPGEGSSGLSSAVGANEGGDESVAVVGSTSSVAGPVTCEHCGMTFPSAHSLAIHSRSTHLLYPCPCCGKHFHHSANLTRHMAVHRGAGKTHQCPLCCKTFTQKSTLIDHMNLHSGERPHHCAYCHARFAHKPALRRHLKEQHGKTTGQNSLHEQEERERASGRIREEEQECLVTAQLS